A genomic stretch from Rhinatrema bivittatum chromosome 9, aRhiBiv1.1, whole genome shotgun sequence includes:
- the SLITRK3 gene encoding SLIT and NTRK-like protein 3: MEPSPAESRLKGRMLWIILLSTIALGWTTPIPLIEDSEEIDEPCFDPCYCEVKESLFHIHCDSKGFTNISQITEFWSRPFKLYLQRNSMRKLYSNSFLHLNNAVSINLGNNALQDIQAGAFNGLKVLKRLYLHENKLDVFKNDTFMGLESLEYLQADYNVIKRIESGAFRNLSKLRVLILNDNLIPLLPSNLFKSVSLTHVDLRGNRLKILSYKGMLDHIGRSLMEIQLEENPWNCTCEIVQLKSWLERIPYTALVGDITCETPFHFHGKDLREIKRSRLCPLLSESEVEASLGIPQLPSSKENAWPTKPSSMLSSFHFTASSVEYKPSRQPKPTRQPRVPKPPPTSRGLYPGPNQPPIAAYQTRPPIPIICPTGCSCSLHINDLGLTVNCKERGFYNISELLPRPLNAKKLYLSGNLIHKIYRSDFWNFSSLDLLHLGNNRISYIQDGAFINLPNLKSLYLNGNDIERLTTGMFRGLQSLHYLYFEYNLIREIQPAAFSLMPNLKLLFLNDNLLRTLPTDAFAGTSLARLNLRNNHFLQLPVEGVLEHLHALVQVDLKLNPWECTCELAPLKRWLEAISSVIVLGEVLCAGPQNLTGRDLRALELELLCPELRLLRARAASAPPPRAPPPDAATSASAFEFAAPGGALPLSVLILTLLALFVAAVFLAAGLFAFVLRRRRRKPFRKRQEAAALGGLQMQCGLFQERPGSGSSPPVPEKAPGHVYDYIPHPVTQMCNNPIYKPREEEIGGGGGEFAETREGRSSYRTLRQKEAEWSAAVSAAQLSTVAGGGQAFHENGGLFPGGSAPRPAAPPPAAAATVGFVDCLYGPVPKLKELHAPPPPPGLQYPDLQQDARLKETLLLAAGKGFAEQSQSEYLDLRAKLQTKPDYLEVLEKSTYRF, encoded by the coding sequence ATGGAGCCTTCCCCAGCTGAAAGTCGCCTGAAAGGAAGGATGCTGTGGATAATTCTTCTTAGTACGATTGCTCTGGGGTGGACTACGCCAATCCCCTTGATCGAGGACTCAGAGGAAATCGACGAGCCTTGTTTTGATCCCTGTTACTGTGAAGTCAAAGAAAGCCTCTTCCACATACACTGCGACAGTAAAGGATTTAcaaacattagccagataacagaGTTCTGGTCAAGACCCTTTAAACTTTACCTGCAGAGGAACTCGATGAGGAAGCTCTACAGCAACAGTTTCCTGCACTTAAACAATGCTGTTTCCATTAACTTGGGCAACAACGCGCTGCAGGACATCCAGGCGGGGGCGTTCAATGGGCTGAAAGTTTTGAAGAGGCTCTACCTGCACGAGAACAAATTAGACGTTTTTAAAAATGACACCTTCATGGGCTTGGAGAGCCTGGAGTATCTGCAGGCAGATTACAATGTCATTAAGCGGATTGAGAGCGGGGCATTCCGAAATCTAAGCAAACTGAGGGTCCTGATTCTGAACGACAATCTTATCCCCCTGCTGCCCAGCAATTTATTCAAGTCCGTGTCTCTAACCCACGTGGATTTGCGAGGGAACCGATTGAAGATCTTGTCTTACAAAGGTATGCTGGACCACATCGGGCGCAGCCTGATGGAAATCCAGCTGGAGGAGAACCCTTGGAACTGCACCTGTGAAATTGTCCAGCTGAAGAGCTGGCTCGAGCGCATCCCTTACACCGCCCTGGTAGGGGACATCACCTGCGAGACCCCCTTCCACTTCCACGGGAAAGACCTGAGGGAAATAAAGCGCAGCAGGCTGTGCCCTTTGCTGTCAGAGAGCGAAGTGGAAGCCAGTTTGGGGATTCCTCAGCTGCCGTCCAGCAAGGAAAACGCCTGGCCTACCAAACCTTCCTCCATGCTATCTTCCTTTCATTTCACCGCCTCATCGGTGGAGTACAAGCCATCCAGGCAACCCAAACCCACCAGGCAACCCAGGGTGCCCAAACCGCCTCCTACATCTCGAGGCCTCTATCCGGGGCCGAATCAGCCTCCCATAGCCGCGTACCAGACCAGACCTCCGATCCCAATCATATGCCCGACTGGATGTTCTTGTAGTTTACATATCAATGATTTGGGCTTGACCGTCAATTGCAAAGAAAGAGGGTTTTACAATATATCCGAACTTCTTCCACGGCCCCTCAATGCTAAGAAACTGTATCTAAGTGGCAATTTGATACATAAAATTTACAGATCGGATTTTTGGAATTTTTCCTCTTTGGATTTGTTGCATCTGGGGAACAATCGCATTTCTTACATTCAGGACGGGGCTTTCATTAACCTTCCCAACCTGAAGAGCCTGTACTTAAACGGCAACGACATCGAGAGACTGACCACCGGCATGTTCAGGGGTTTGCAGAGCttgcattatttatattttgaGTACAATCTGATAAGGGAGATCCAGCCTGCTGCTTTCAGTCTGATGCCAAACCTGAAGCTCCTGTTCCTCAACGACAACCTGCTGCGGACGCTGCCCACCGACGCCTTCGCCGGCACCTCCCTGGCCCGGCTGAACCTGAGGAACAACCACTTCCTGCAGCTGCCGGTGGAGGGCGTGCTGGAGCACCTGCACGCCCTGGTGCAGGTGGACCTGAAGCTGAACCCCTGGGAGTGCACGTGCGAGCTGGCGCCCCTGAAGCGCTGGCTGGAGGCCATCAGCTCCGTCATCGTGCTGGGGGAGGTGCTGTGCGCCGGCCCGCAGAACCTGACGGGCCGCGACCTGCGCGcgctggagctggagctgctCTGCCCCGAGCTGCGGCTGCTGCgcgcgcgcgccgcctcggccccgcccccgcggGCCCCGCCGCCGGACGCCGCCACCAGCGCCTCGGCCTTCGAGTTCGCCGCGCCGGGGGGCGCCCTGCCGCTCTCCGTGCTCATCCTCACGCTGCTGGCGCTCTTCGTGGCCGCCGTCTTCCTGGCGGCGGGCCTCTTCGCCTTCGTgctgcggcggcggcggcggaaGCCCTTCCGCAAGCGGCAGGAGGCGGCGGCCCTGGGCGGCCTGCAGATGCAGTGCGGCCTCTTCCAGGAGCGGCCCggctccggctcctcccccccCGTCCCGGAGAAAGCCCCCGGCCACGTGTACGACTACATCCCCCACCCGGTGACGCAGATGTGCAACAACCCCATCTACAAGCCCCGCGAGGAGGAGatcggcggcggcgggggggagTTCGCCGAGACCCGGGAGGGCCGCTCCAGCTACAGGACCTTGCGCCAGAAGGAGGCGGAGTGGAGCGCGGCGGTGTCGGCGGCCCAGCTCAGCACCGTGGCCGGGGGGGGCCAGGCCTTCCACGAGAACGGCGGCCTCTTCCCCGGAGGCTCCGCCCCCCGGCCGGCGGCCCcgccccccgccgccgccgccacggTGGGCTTCGTGGACTGCCTGTACGGCCCCGTGCCCAAGCTAAAGGAGCTGCACGCGCCCCCGCCCCCGCCGGGCCTGCAGTACCCCGACCTGCAGCAGGACGCCCGCCTGAAAGAGACCCTGCTCCTGGCGGCCGGCAAGGGCTTCGCCGAGCAAAGCCAAAGCGAATACCTCGACTTGCGGGCCAAGCTCCAGACCAAGCCGGATTACCTCGAAGTCCTGGAGAAGAGCACCTACAGGTTCTAA